From the genome of Eucalyptus grandis isolate ANBG69807.140 chromosome 2, ASM1654582v1, whole genome shotgun sequence, one region includes:
- the LOC104432635 gene encoding protein PMR5 translates to MTIPSSLTHLLLPLFLLLRLLLLSLQWRTSSSAIIMSLKNHRTAHPSRTPTLRANQTTCPIFSGTWVRDDSLPLYQYTCPFIDPEYNCQMYGRPDSGYLKYRWKPLNCELPRFNGVEFLERMKGKNVMFVGDSLGKNQWESLACLISADAPQTQTQMARGDPLSTLKFLDYGVTISFYKARYLVDIDVVQGRRVLQLDDISGNGNAWREADVLSFNTGHWWSHTGSLQEWDVMESGGSYYQDMDRGVAMERALRTWVKWVDANIDRTRTGVYFLAISPTHYNPAEWSAGATAIATAKNCYGETVPMSGTAYPGEYLEQMRVVDEVLKDMHNPAYLLDITMLSALRKDGHPSIYSGELNQQQRAHPDRYADCSHWCLPGLPDTWNQLFYTALFY, encoded by the exons ATGACCATTCCCTCCTCATtaacccatcttcttcttcccctcttcctcctGCTCCGTCTGCTCCTGCTTTCGCTCCAATGGCGAACCTCCTCTTCGGCCATCATCATGAGCTTGAAGAACCACCGCACCGCCCACCCCAGCCGGACCCCGACCCTCCGAGCCAACCAAACCACGTGCCCGATCTTCTCGGGCACGTGGGTCCGCGACGACTCGCTCCCTCTCTACCAATACACTTGCCCCTTCATCGACCCGGAGTACAACTGCCAGATGTACGGCCGCCCCGACTCGGGCTACCTCAAGTACCGGTGGAAGCCTCTCAACTGCGAGCTCCCCAG GTTCAACGGGGTCGAGTTCTTGGAGAGAATGAAGGGGAAGAACGTGATGTTCGTGGGCGACTCGCTGGGCAAGAATCAATGGGAGTCGCTGGCGTGTCTGATCTCTGCCGACGCTCCTCAGACGCAAACTCAGATGGCCAGAGGTGATCCTCTCTCTACTCTCAAGTTCTTG GACTATGGCGTGACCATATCGTTCTATAAGGCCCGGTACTTGGTGGACATAGACGTGGTGCAAGGGCGGAGGGTTCTCCAGCTCGATGACATCTCCGGCAACGGCAACGCATGGCGGGAGGCGGATGTGTTGTCGTTCAACACGGGTCACTGGTGGAGCCACACGGGATCTCTCCAAGA GTGGGATGTCATGGAATCAGGAGGGTCGTACTACCAAGACATGGATCGTGGGGTGGCCATGGAGAGAGCGCTTCGAACGTGGGTCAAGTGGGTCGATGCTAACATTGACCGCACTCGCACCGGCGTCTACTTTCTCGCCATCTCCCCCACTCACTACAa CCCGGCTGAATGGAGCGCTGGAGCAACAGCCATCGCCACTGCCAAAAACTGTTATGGAGAGACGGTGCCTATGAGTGGAACTGCATATCCAGGTGAATACCTGGAGCAGATGAGAGTCGTAGATGAAGTACTTAAGGACATGCATAACCCTGCATATCTTCTCGACATAACAATGCTCTCGGCTTTGCGAAAAGACGGACACCCCTCTATCTACAGCGGTGAACTGAACCAACAACAAAGGGCTCACCCGGATCGTTATGCCGACTGCAGCCATTGGTGCCTTCCTGGCTTGCCTGATACTTGGAACCAGCTTTTTTATACGGCTTtgttttactaa
- the LOC104435297 gene encoding LOW QUALITY PROTEIN: uncharacterized protein LOC104435297 (The sequence of the model RefSeq protein was modified relative to this genomic sequence to represent the inferred CDS: inserted 1 base in 1 codon): MTIAEHRGGGGGGGRKRKRAGSKRKLVAGDRVEIRSEEDGLLGSWHSAVVIGCDDLIREVRYNHFLDDDGSGKLTEVLPVSPLLDGLNPGDVDRNGRRGHIRPLPPVVVFGPWDLPYGWCVDAYYNNAWWEGVVFDHEDGAEKRNVFFPDLGDEQSTAIGDMRITQDWDESTCHWRSRGFWSFLQVTEALEEEWPLPVSVKQIWYDLREKGGLDMTMGWTSRDESLWKKLVLEVINENLEIVLRDVLPLLDSASDLMEEGCPVFKSPSLALNVQILPNGDTDGPCCTLPVDEPSVVERADQDTNVTNMVNHVLDNVDETAAGFHSSGFGSKPGQEVHSFVAHGVPITNTSDEQELSWDTKGPSTSPEALPLLPFNPERISCNSSRIAAKASSTMNANQNSNPISNSICSNSGNWLPLGPDLLPGAQFCPDVIDNYVKGCGHGSASLVMDVRKHLSSLGWEMQGMRRGAQFRVRYLSPHGKCYYSLLRVCRDLIEKNGEILLLTSEDADKSMVTSPKDLTFYLPSQDQNSCGHNSAVVFDVQPVYCPQAVVDYYMLQVEKGGHSYHDNAARDLRVKVKMHLSAVGWTFRWVYKAGKLQRQYVSPSGCGYFSLRIACKRCIDDNGLQSANNSKQMEGESLSNKLPYVAGNLNIQKTLVPENALSEMLRDENTSRSALGKLRNLSVVNSKGSKRLRSKKDLVMHSESQTSSSLERVSSNVMTEGSTGCSGSLSESGDDLETTRPSPTLVSRKRVRHMVPQFSQHHPKTILSWLMDNNVLLPREKVFYRRRRHSSNLANGHLRRDGINCSCCGNVFTLNGFVNHAGGANITNMKPAATIFLGDGRSLLDCQLQAFHAKGMSRIMRQTRRTRTSRLHGILNDYICSVCHYGGELILCDGCPSSFHKGCLGLKDIPDGDWFCPSCCCAICNQCKSREDAGCSVDDHVLRCDQCERKYHIGCLRTREVTKLERDHKMNWFCSKMCEKVSAGLSKLLEKPRRLGTDNLTWTLLKCVKPDHNGVNFLDTEAAAENYARLNLALDVMHECFEPVKEPYTSSDLMEDLIFNRRSELNRVNFQGFYTVLLEKDDELITVATIRIYGGKVAEVPLVGTRLQYRRLGMCRILMDELEKNLKELGVEMLVLPAVSSVLNTWITSFGFKKMTDDENYSFLXYNFLDFQGTVMCQKRLADITLAESNLPRGSWHTFEDDANHQLDEVDLVGSSAVFDILREDTTEGSETVAEGLLSSAVGAVVDHSGSSSWENFLLLDNFDGKECGVEASSILSNQNALEVESGGYSDGGLKCYQRRKKLQSSS; this comes from the exons ATGACGATCGCGGAgcaccgcggcggcggcggcggcggcgggaggaaGCGCAAGAGGGCGGGCTCCAAGAGAAAGCTCGTCGCCGGCGATAGAGTAGAG ATAAGGAGCGAGGAGGACGGCCTTCTGGGTTCTTGGCACTCGGCGGTGGTCATTGGATGCGACGATCTTATACGAGAGGTTCGgtataatcattttttagatGATGATGGCTCCGGTAAGCTCACCGAAGTTTTGCCCGTTTCCCCGCTCCTCGATGGTTTAAATCCTGGTGATGTTGACCGGAACGGTCGTCGGGGTCATATAAGGCCTTTGCCTCCGGTTGTGGTATTTGGTCCATGGGACCTGCCTTATGGATGGTGCGTGGATGCTTATTACAACAACGCTTGGTGGGAAGGAGTGGTTTTTGACCATGAGGATGGCGCGGAGAAAAGGAATGTTTTCTTCCCAGATTTAGGGGATGAACAGTCTACCGCGATTGGGGACATGCGCATCACTCAGGATTGGGACGAGAGTACGTGCCATTGGCGGAGTCGTGGGTTCTGGTCATTTCTTCAGGTCACGGAAGCCCTCGAGGAAGAGTGGCCCCTCCCTGTATCTGTGAAGCAAATTTGGTACGACTTGCGAGAGAAAGGGGGTCTTGACATGACGATGGGTTGGACTTCTCGCGATGAATCACTGTGGAAGAAGCTGGTGCTTGAAGTCATTAATGAAAATCTTGAAATAGTCTTAAGGGATGTTTTACCCCTTTTGGACTCTGCGAGTGACCTAATGGAAGAAGGCTGTCCCGTTTTCAAGTCACCATCACTGGCTCTGAATGTTCAAATACTTCCCAACGGAGATACTGATGGTCCTTGTTGTACCCTGCCTGTTGATGAGCCATCAGTTGTGGAAAGAGCTGATCAGGATACTAATGTGACCAATATGGTAAATCACGTCTTAGATAATGTCGATGAAACTGCTGCCGGATTTCATAGCTCAGGTTTCGGCAGTAAACCTGGTCAAGAGGTGCATTCTTTCGTGGCACATGGTGTGCCAATCACAAATACTTCTGATGAACAAGAACTGTCTTGGGACACAAAAGGTCCTTCTACATCACCGGAGGCTTTACCCCTGTTACCCTTTAATCCGGAAAGGATTTCTTGCAACAGTTCGCGAATCGCTGCTAAAGCTTCTTCTACAATGAACGCCAACCAAAACAGTAACCCTATATCCAATTCAATTTGCAGTAACTCTGGAAACTGGCTACCTCTTGGTCCTGATTTGCTTCCAGGGGCTCAGTTCTGCCCTGATGTTATTGATAATTACGTGAAGGGATGCGGACATGGTTCAGCTTCTCTGGTAATGGATGTTAGAAAACATCTTTCATCTTTGGGGTGGGAAATGCAGGGCATGAGAAGAGGAGCTCAGTTCAGAGTGAGGTACTTGTCTCCTCATGGGAAATGTTACTATTCTCTTCTGCGAGTCTGCCGGGATTTAATTGAGAAGAATGGAGAGATTTTATTACTTACATCTGAAGATGCTGACAAGAGCATGGTCACTTCACCTAAAGATCTGACATTTTATTTACCTTCACAAGATCAGAACAGTTGTGGCCATAATTCTGCTGTAGTATTTGATGTTCAACCTGTCTACTGTCCTCAAGCTGTTGTTGACTACTACATGCTTCAAGTAGAGAAGGGTGGTCACAGCTACCATGACAACGCAGCACGTGACCTGAGAGTGAAGGTCAAGATGCACCTTTCAGCAGTTGGATGGACGTTCCGTTGGGTGTATAAGGCAGGAAAATTACAGAGGCAGTATGTTTCGCCCAGTGGATGTGGTTATTTTTCACTTCGAATAGCCTGCAAACGTTGCATAGATGATAATGGGCTCCAAAGTGCAAACAACAGCAAGCAAATGGAGGGGGAGTCACTGAGCAACAAACTTCCATATGTAGCAGGCAATCTCAACATTCAGAAAACCTTGGTGCCAGAAAACGCCCTTTCTGAAATGTTGCGTGATGAAAATACTAGCCGATCAGCGTTGGGAAAACTTCGTAATCTCAGTGTTGTTAATTCTAAAGGTAGTAAAAGATTGCGATCGAAGAAAGATCTAGTAATGCATTCTGAATCTCAAACTAGTAGTAGCTTAGAACGAGTCAGTTCAAATGTTATGACAGAGGGATCGACGGGGTGTTCTGGTTCTTTGTCCGAGTCAGGAGATGACTTAGAAACTACTCGGCCATCTCCCACTCTAGTATCGAGAAAGAGAGTTCGGCATATGGTTCCCCAGTTCTCACAGCATCACCCAAAAACTATATTGTCCTGGTTGATGGACAACAATGTACTGTTGCCAAGAGAAAAAGTATTTTACCGCCGCAGGAGGCATTCCAGTAATTTGGCAAATGGGCATCTACGACGTGATGGGATCAACTGTAGTTGCTGTGGCAATGTTTTTACTTTAAATGGTTTTGTTAATCATGCTGGAGGTGCCAACATTACCAACATGAAGCCAGCTGCCACAATTTTTCTAGGAGATGGCAGGTCTCTGTTAGACTGCCAGCTACAGGCATTTCATGCTAAAGGCATGAGTCGCATCATGAGACAAACAAGAAGGACAAGGACCAGTCGTCTTCATGGCATCCTCAATGATTACATATGCTCCGTCTGTCATTACGGGGGTGAACTGATATTATGCGATGGGTGCCCATCCTCTTTTCATAAGGGTTGCCTTGGTCTAAAG GACATACCAGACGGGGACTGGTTTTGCCCCTCATGTTGCTGTGCAATTTGCAACCAATGCAAGTCCAGAGAAGATGCTGGTTGTTCTGTGGATGACCATGTTTTACGTTGTGACCAATGCGAGCGTAAAT ATCACATTGGATGCCTAAGGACAAGAGAGGTAACTAAATTGGAAAGGGATCATAAGATGAACTGGTTTTGTAGCAAAATGTGTGAAAAG GTATCTGCAGGTCTGTCCAAGCTCTTAGAAAAGCCAAGAAGATTGGGAACTGATAACTTGACCTGGACATTGTTAAAATGTGTAAAGCCTGATCATAATGGTGTCAATTTTCTTGATACTGAGGCTGCTGCAGAAAATTACGCCAGGCTAAATCTTGCTCTTGATGTGATGCATGAATGCTTTGAGCCCGTTAAAGAGCCTTACACTAGTAGTGATCTCATGGAGGATCTTATTTTTAACAGGAG ATCAGAGTTGAATCGTGTAAACTTCCAAGGATTTTATACAGTACTTCTTGAAAAAGATGATGAGTTGATCACTGTGGCAACCATAAG GATCTACGGTGGAAAAGTGGCTGAAGTGCCTTTGGTTGGGACGAGGTTACAGTACCGTCGGCTTGGAATGTGTCGCATTTTGATGGATGAGCTTGAAAAG AATCTGAAGGAACTGGGAGTGGAAATGCTGGTTCTACCTGCTGTTTCTAGTGTGCTAAACACGTGGATCACTTCGTTTGGATTCAAGAAGATGACAGATGATGAAAATTACAGTTTCT GTTACAACTTCTTGGATTTCCAGGGAACAGTCATGTGTCAGAAACGTTTAGCTGATATCACATTGGCAGAATCAAACTTACCCAGAG GGAGCTGGCATACTTTTGAAGATGATGCGAACCATCAGCTTGATGAAGTTGATCTGGTGGGTTCCAGTGCTGTCTTCGATATTCTTCGAGAAGATACCACTGAGGGTAGTGAGACTGTCGCTGAAGGCCTGTTGAG TTCTGCTGTTGGCGCTGTTGTTGATCATTCTGGAAGCTCCAGCTGGGAAAATTTTTTATTGTTG GATAATTTCGATGGCAAAGAGTGTGGTGTTGAAGCCAGTTCTATACTGTCCAATCAGAATGCATTGGAAGTAGAAAGTGGAGGGTACAGTGATGGAGGATTGAAGTGTTaccagagaaggaaaaaattgcaAAGCAGTAGCTGA
- the LOC104432634 gene encoding asparagine synthetase [glutamine-hydrolyzing] 1, translated as MCGILAVLGFAGDSQAKRVRVLELSRRLKHRGPDWSGLYQHGDCYLAHQRLAVIDPASGDQPLLNEDGTVVVTVNGEIYNHEQLRKLLHNHKFRTGSDCDVIAHLYEEYGENFVDMLDGMFSFVLLDRRDNSFIVARDAIGITSLYIGWGLDGSVWISSELKGLHDDCEHFECFPPGHMYSSKQGGLRRWYNPPWFSESIPSIPYDPLTLRRAFENAVIKRLMTDVPFGVLLSGGLDSSLVASVTARHLASTKAAKQWGPQLHSFCVGLEGSPDLKAAREVADYLGTVHHEFHFTVQDGIDAIEDVIYHIETYDVTTIRASTPMFLMSRKIKSLGVKMVLSGEGADEIFGGYLYFHKAPNKEEFHRETCHKIKALHQYDCLRANKSTSAWGLEARVPFLDKEFINVAMSIDPKWKMAKREEGRIEKWVLRKAFDDEEHPYLPKHILYRQKEQFSDGVGYSWIDGLKEHAAQHVTDKMIENASHIYPHNTPTTKEGYYYRMIFERFFPQNSARLSVPGGPSVACSTAKAIEWDDAWSNNLDPSGRAALGVHLSAYDKHVGTINAGMVPSEIGGDVRSIMEVTAPGVAIQS; from the exons ATGTGTGGAATTCTCGCCGTTCTTGGTTTCGCCGGCGACTCTCAGGCCAAACGGGTTCGAGTGCTCGAGCTCTCTCGCAG GCTGAAGCATCGTGGTCCCGACTGGAGCGGGCTGTACCAGCATGGAGACTGCTATCTGGCCCACCAGCGGCTGGCGGTCATCGATCCGGCTTCCGGCGACCAGCCCCTTCTCAACGAGGATGGGACGGTCGTTGTCACT GTGAATGGAGAAATATACAACCATGAACAGCTCAGGAAGCTTTTGCATAACCACAAATTCAGAACTGGTAGCGATTGTGATGTAATTGCACATCTG TATGAAGAGTATGGGGAGAATTTTGTGGACATGCTAGATGGAATGTTCTCCTTTGTGCTGTTGGATAGGCGAGACAACAGCTTTATTGTTGCCCGCGATGCTATCGGGATCACCTCCCTCTATATCGGATGGGGACTCGACG GCTCGGTCTGGATCTCATCAGAACTGAAAGGTCTGCATGATGATTGCGAGCATTTTGAGTGCTTTCCACCCGGTCATATGTACTCGAGCAAGCAAGGAGGACTTAGGAGGTGGTATAATCCGCCTTGGTTCTCAGAGTCAATCCCCTCAATTCCTTATGATCCTCTTACTCTAAGGCGTGCTTTTGAAAAT GCTGTGATCAAAAGACTGATGACTGACGTGCCCTTTGGAGTTTTGCTTTCTGGAGGCCTAGATTCATCACTTGTTGCCTCTGTCACTGCCCGTCATTTGGCAAGCACGAAAGCTGCAAAGCAATGGGGGCCACAACTTCATTCATTTTGTGTTGGTTTAGAG GGTTCACCCGATTTAAAGGCTGCAAGGGAAGTTGCGGATTATTTGGGCACAGTTCACCATGAATTTCACTTTACTGTACAG GATGGTATCGATGCCATCGAAGATGTCATATACCACATCGAGACGTATGACGTGACCACAATTAGAGCAAGCACCCCTATGTTTCTAATGTCTCGTAAGATCAAGTCGCTTGGTGTGAAGATGGTGCTTTCTGGGGAAGGAGCTGATGAGATCTTTGGTGGATATCTATACTTCCACAAGGCCCCCAACAAAGAAGAGTTTCATCGTGAAACATGTCACAAG ATCAAAGCCCTCCACCAATACGATTGCTTGAGGGCCAACAAATCTACCTCCGCATGGGGTTTGGAGGCCCGTGTTCCCTTCTTGGATAAAGAATTCATCAATGTTGCGATGTCAATCGATCCTAAGTGGAAAATG GCAAAACGTGAAGAAGGACGTATAGAGAAATGGGTGCTTAGGAAGGCCTTTGATGACGAAGAGCATCCATACTTGCCAAAG CATATACTGTACAGGCAGAAAGAACAGTTTAGCGATGGTGTCGGCTACAGTTGGATTGATGGCCTTAAAGAACATGCGGCCCAACAT GTCACAGATAAAATGATTGAGAATGCTTCACATATCTACCCACATAACACTCCCACAACGAAGGAAGGCTACTACTATAGGATGATTTTTGAGAGGTTCTTCCCACAG AACTCAGCAAGATTGAGTGTTCCCGGAGGACCGAGTGTAGCATGCAGCACTGCAAAGGCTATCGAGTGGGATGACGCATGGTCAAACAACCTTGATCCTTCTGGCAGGGCTGCCCTCGGGGTTCACCTTTCAGCTTATGACAAGCATGTGGGTACCATTAATGCTGGAATGGTGCCATCGGAAATCGGAGGGGACGTAAGGAGTATTATGGAAGTTACTGCTCCTGGAGTGGCAATCCAGAGCTAG